GGTCTATCTCCGCTTCCATGGAGGGAAGGGCGTCGCGGTCGCCCTGGGCGTCGTGCTGTTCCTCTCGCCGGAGACCGCCTTCGTCATCGTGGTCCTCTTCGCCGCCGTGTTGTACTTCACGCGATACGTGTCGCTCGGGTCGCTGTGCGCCGCCGTGGGTCTTCCCATCGCGATGGCCTTCCTCGGGAAGTCGCGGCACTACGTCACCCTGGCCCTCATGATGTCGTTCCTCGTGATCTACACCCATCGGAAAAACATCCACCGTCTTCTCTCCGGCCAGGAGAGCAGGTTCGGTCCACCGCCCGGGAAGTGACCGTGCACAGGCCGCGGGCACCGGGTGCCCACGGATTGTGCACGTACTCGCCCGGGCACCCGTAGCCTCCCGCCCCTCCCGCTTTCCCGCGTCCTCATAAGTTATTGTATTTTCTGCCGATATTGTCTTCCTCCGCTCCTAATACGATTCGGACGCGGAGTTGGTACAACCGTTGCTTTCACATGAAGGCGAAGGGGGGTGAGCCCATGAAAAAGGTTGAGGCGATCATCAAGCCGTTCAAGTTGGACGAGGTGAAGGAGTCGCTGAACGACATCGGCGTCCAGGGGATGACGGTTTCCGAGGTCAAGGGGTTCGGCCGCCAGAAGGGGCACACCGAGTTGTACCGGGGGGCGGAATACGTCGTCGATTTCCTGCCCAAGATCAAGCTCGAGATCATCGTTCCCGACGACCTGGTCGCGCAGGTGGTCGAGCTCGTCGAGAAGTCGGCCCGGACGGGCCGGATCGGCGACGGGAAGATCTTCGTCACCAACGTCGAGGAAGTCGTCCGGATCCGCACCGGCGAACGTGGCCACGACGCCATCTGACCGGATCGCCGTCCACGTCCTCATTCCAATATTCCGTCCCAGGAGGGATCGCAATGAACGCGAAGGAAGTCCTCGGTTTCGCCAAGAGCAAGAATATCGAGATGGTCGACCTGAAGTTCATGGATTTCATCGGCACCTGGCAGCATTTCGCGGTGCCCATCTATGAGCTCAAGGAGGACAGCTTCGAGGAAGGATTCGGCTTCGACGGATCGTCCATCCGCGGCTGGCAGCCGATTCACGCCTCCGACATGCTGGTGATCCCCGACCCCGAGACGGCGGTCGTCGATCCGTTCATCACCCGGCCGACGCTTTCGCTGATCTGCAACATCGTCGATCCGATCACCAAGGAGAACTACTCCCGCGACCCCCGCAACATCGCGCGAAAAGCCGAGGCGTACCTGAAGTCGACCGGCATCGCCGACACGGCGTACTTCGGGCCGGAGGCCGAGTTCTTCATCTTCGACGACATCCGATACGGCGGCGGGTCGAACTTCGGCTTCTACTACATCGACTCCGACGAGGGGACCTGGAACAGCGGGCGCGAGGAGAAGCCGAACCTCGGGTACAAGCCCCGCCACAAGGAAGGGTATTTCCCCGTCCCGCCGACCGACTCCCAGCACGACCTGCGCGACGAGATGGTCCGCGTCATGGAGCAGGTGGGGCTGAAGATCGAGGCGCAACACCACGAGGTGGCCACCGCCGGACAGGCCGAGATCGACCTCCGGTTCGACACGCTGGTGAAGGTCGCGGACGCGCTGCAGTGGTACAAGTACATCTGCAAGAACGTCGCGCGGAAGGCCGGCAAGACCGTCACCTTCATG
This Candidatus Deferrimicrobium sp. DNA region includes the following protein-coding sequences:
- a CDS encoding glutamine synthetase beta-grasp domain-containing protein; protein product: MNAKEVLGFAKSKNIEMVDLKFMDFIGTWQHFAVPIYELKEDSFEEGFGFDGSSIRGWQPIHASDMLVIPDPETAVVDPFITRPTLSLICNIVDPITKENYSRDPRNIARKAEAYLKSTGIADTAYFGPEAEFFIFDDIRYGGGSNFGFYYIDSDEGTWNSGREEKPNLGYKPRHKEGYFPVPPTDSQHDLRDEMVRVMEQVGLKIEAQHHEVATAGQAEIDLRFDTLVKVADALQWYKYICKNVARKAGKTVTFM
- the plsY gene encoding glycerol-3-phosphate 1-O-acyltransferase PlsY, which produces MDASWLRGTLLVLFGYLLGSVPFGILVAKAFDRDLDLRKAGSGNIGATNVARTLGRGAGILTLALDAGKGILALTLARQLLDPPADHWLALVGGAVFLGHIFPVYLRFHGGKGVAVALGVVLFLSPETAFVIVVLFAAVLYFTRYVSLGSLCAAVGLPIAMAFLGKSRHYVTLALMMSFLVIYTHRKNIHRLLSGQESRFGPPPGK
- a CDS encoding P-II family nitrogen regulator; this encodes MKKVEAIIKPFKLDEVKESLNDIGVQGMTVSEVKGFGRQKGHTELYRGAEYVVDFLPKIKLEIIVPDDLVAQVVELVEKSARTGRIGDGKIFVTNVEEVVRIRTGERGHDAI